A window of Streptomyces armeniacus contains these coding sequences:
- a CDS encoding ABC transporter ATP-binding protein: MTADGAGGAGEAADDAIVRAEGLAKTHHGEGTPVRAVRGVDLRVARGEFVAVTGPSGAGKSTLLHLLGGLQRPDSGHIWIDGRRVDGLSEARWAVLRRGGIGVVFQFFNLVSNLTVADNIELPALLAGMSPRDARASRTELLGDLGMAGKERAMPNELSGGEQQRVALARALVNKPSLLLADEPAGSLDSTGTREVLRLLSRFHRSGQTILMVTHDARMASAADRVISFFDGRIADDADLGGASASPYGGVSGVLDLDP, from the coding sequence ATGACCGCTGACGGGGCCGGCGGAGCCGGCGAGGCCGCGGACGACGCGATCGTACGCGCCGAGGGCCTGGCCAAGACCCACCACGGCGAGGGCACCCCCGTACGGGCGGTGCGCGGCGTCGATCTGCGGGTGGCACGCGGCGAGTTCGTCGCCGTCACCGGCCCCTCCGGCGCCGGCAAGTCCACGCTGCTGCACCTGCTGGGCGGGCTCCAGCGGCCCGACAGCGGGCACATATGGATCGACGGCCGGCGCGTGGACGGCCTCAGCGAGGCCCGCTGGGCGGTGCTGCGGCGCGGCGGCATCGGCGTCGTCTTCCAGTTCTTCAACCTCGTGTCGAACCTGACCGTGGCCGACAACATCGAACTCCCCGCACTGCTCGCCGGGATGTCCCCGCGCGACGCGCGCGCCTCCCGTACGGAGCTACTCGGCGACCTCGGCATGGCCGGCAAGGAACGCGCCATGCCCAACGAGCTCTCCGGCGGCGAGCAGCAGCGCGTCGCGCTCGCCCGCGCGCTGGTCAACAAGCCCAGCCTGCTCCTCGCCGACGAGCCCGCCGGCAGCCTCGACAGCACCGGCACCCGCGAAGTGCTGCGGCTGCTCTCGCGGTTCCACCGGAGCGGCCAGACCATCCTGATGGTCACCCACGACGCCCGCATGGCCAGCGCCGCGGACCGTGTGATCAGCTTCTTCGACGGCCGGATCGCGGACGACGCCGACCTGGGCGGCGCGTCCGCCAGCCCGTACGGAGGCGTGTCGGGCGTACTGGACCTCGACCCATGA
- a CDS encoding ABC transporter substrate-binding protein has translation MRWMRAAGRGLLAAAVVASGYAGFAPEPAGSADRGPMTLVTAGDLTRYLDPLLDDWNRAHPGEKVTLVELPESTDESRSQLITELRSGSSRFDVLNIDVSWTSEFAAAGWISPLDRDRFALDAFLPPVVDTGTFDKRLYAVPYVTNAGLLYYRKDILDRAHERPPRTWAELARLARTVAPRHGLDGYGSQFLPYEGLTANVTEAVLSSGGSLLADEGARVTVDEHTREALEFLAGGVREGWIPRAALDYKEEESREAFQNGKLLFLRNWPYVHALAGGANSQVAGKFGAVRLPGPDGPGTSVLGGSNLAVNSDSPHRESAAELIAYLTSEPVQRRVLTEGGLPPVRADLYTDPALVRDHPYLPTLRASILSAEPRTKSPRYDQVTLAVQAVTNDVLALRQTPEKAVERLARELEDIARRG, from the coding sequence ATGCGCTGGATGCGGGCCGCGGGCCGGGGTCTGCTGGCCGCCGCGGTGGTCGCGTCCGGGTACGCCGGGTTCGCTCCGGAACCCGCGGGGAGCGCCGACCGCGGGCCCATGACGCTGGTCACGGCGGGTGATCTGACCCGCTATCTGGACCCGTTGCTGGACGACTGGAACCGCGCGCACCCCGGCGAGAAGGTGACGCTCGTCGAGCTGCCGGAGTCGACCGACGAGTCGCGTTCGCAACTGATCACCGAACTGCGCTCCGGCAGCAGCCGCTTCGACGTGCTCAACATCGACGTGTCGTGGACGTCCGAATTCGCCGCCGCCGGCTGGATATCGCCGCTGGACCGCGACCGGTTCGCGCTGGACGCCTTCCTGCCGCCGGTCGTGGACACCGGCACGTTCGACAAGCGGCTGTACGCCGTCCCGTATGTCACCAATGCCGGGCTGCTCTACTACCGCAAGGACATCCTGGACCGCGCGCACGAGCGCCCCCCGCGCACCTGGGCCGAGCTCGCGCGGCTCGCCCGTACGGTCGCGCCGCGGCACGGACTCGACGGTTACGGCAGTCAGTTCCTGCCGTACGAGGGCCTCACCGCGAACGTCACCGAGGCCGTGCTGTCCTCCGGCGGCTCGCTGCTCGCCGACGAGGGGGCGCGGGTCACCGTCGACGAACACACGCGCGAGGCGCTGGAGTTCCTGGCGGGCGGCGTACGGGAGGGCTGGATACCGCGGGCGGCGCTGGACTACAAGGAGGAGGAGTCCCGCGAGGCCTTCCAGAACGGGAAGCTCCTCTTCCTGCGGAACTGGCCGTACGTACACGCCCTCGCGGGCGGCGCCAACTCCCAGGTGGCGGGCAAGTTCGGCGCCGTACGGCTGCCCGGCCCGGACGGGCCCGGCACGAGCGTGCTGGGCGGCTCGAACCTCGCGGTCAACTCCGACTCCCCGCACCGGGAGTCGGCCGCCGAGCTGATCGCGTATCTGACCAGCGAGCCCGTGCAGCGCCGCGTCCTCACCGAGGGCGGGCTGCCGCCCGTACGCGCAGACCTCTATACCGACCCCGCCCTGGTGCGGGACCATCCGTATCTGCCGACCCTCCGGGCGAGCATCCTGAGCGCCGAGCCGCGTACGAAAAGCCCGCGCTACGACCAGGTGACGCTCGCCGTACAGGCGGTCACCAACGACGTGTTGGCGCTCCGGCAGACACCGGAGAAGGCCGTCGAACGGCTCGCGCGCGAGCTGGAGGACATCGCCCGCCGGGGTTGA
- a CDS encoding FHA domain-containing protein translates to MQIRLTVLASRGGQAAARPCDVLVTAPPGTVLAAVTDSLATTVAGAGAGGGAPGGAGAPSAPGTTGPDAASHGSPGSSHASHASHDVVSVYDGTERLDPQRQVIGEPPLIDGATISLYGPAAPSPASAYGAAKARLHVTAGPDAGGVHLLHGGAVQLGRSADADVALDDPDVSRLHCTVTVTDGGAVTVTDLGPTNGTTVDGTAVDGRPAMLHPGAKLRLGESAIRLEASAPAAAPPPSLPTIPDGEGQLRLSPPLPPPARGADGSAGGGPHEAAAAYGAGQDAYGRRGGGGAYGTGSGTGSGTGSGTGSGTGAGGGGGTGAGPRGAVTPDEPRLPTHTYAPIAPFPGDEGTRGAGFAMPPGAADPAYGPGAGTDADAQRPRRGRGLGAWARRFTAASGTGRDGADAPAYGPDGPTHGPGGHGEHGEYGPGGRRVPGAAGGARGAGPGADDAAAWDARWPDPATVLLTTLGPGPRLWERGPDDPDALTVRLGSAHRSDGSGGPVTLCLRGEGSIGLAGPRSRLAGLARSVLAQLAVLHAPSTLEIVLVSADRGRSVASRTDEWGWLGWLPHVRPGQGQDCRLLLAYDREQAAARTAELTRRLDEAASPSGGAAGGVAGAGGAAGDGLDARPHTVLVVDGAPGSAALRESVARLAAEGPDVGIHVLCLADTPPASPASPLAATVEAACTASPPFRACGTLALLSGAVATAVRVVRRAPASGPGGPASPSGRSGPGIDFGGGPGGGLVNGTIAAMDGVSAAWAERFARALAPLREAESPVGTDPRARALGAALPQSCRLLDELGLARATPVAVLARWGAPGSTARSDALRADARAPLVFGVGPRGAVGTDLATDRGHAFVTGPAGSGRTELLRALAASLAAGERPDRLGLVLIDGAGGARDGGLRVCADLPHVGSYLTSGDPVRMREFAQSLSGELKHRAELIGENGAYEDYVQALGAAAWGQQPSGQGPLGQGLSGHGQADARVVAPRQPVEGDIPTARLRSPEPGPEADHALAGDGAGAGPAAGTAAAPSPGPLPRLVVLVDDFDTLVDPALGDPGRPASGSVVRALESVARDGVRLGVHLVTASRRPECTGRTAVDQGAAIRVELTGRDGDEPAPGRGLVRLPDGSATPFQAGRVTGRIPRTATVRPTVVPLDWARLGDPPTRRPVRELGNGPTDLALLASAMERAARSLGGAAGGAGAAGSGPGAGAGAGSASGSGAGAAAGRGEPGRDAARGPGGATGTGLARSRSRTVM, encoded by the coding sequence ATGCAGATCCGTCTGACTGTCCTCGCGTCGCGCGGCGGCCAGGCCGCAGCGCGGCCCTGCGACGTGCTCGTGACCGCGCCACCGGGCACCGTGCTGGCCGCGGTGACCGACTCGCTGGCGACGACCGTCGCCGGAGCGGGCGCCGGAGGCGGCGCTCCGGGCGGCGCCGGCGCCCCTTCCGCCCCCGGCACCACCGGCCCTGACGCAGCGTCGCACGGGTCTCCCGGGTCGTCGCACGCGTCGCACGCGTCGCACGACGTGGTGTCCGTCTACGACGGGACCGAACGGCTCGACCCGCAGCGGCAGGTGATCGGTGAGCCGCCGCTGATCGACGGCGCGACCATCTCGCTGTACGGCCCCGCGGCGCCCTCCCCCGCCTCCGCCTACGGCGCGGCCAAGGCCCGGCTCCACGTGACCGCCGGGCCGGACGCGGGAGGCGTCCACCTGCTGCACGGCGGCGCCGTCCAGCTCGGCCGCTCCGCGGACGCGGACGTGGCCCTCGACGACCCCGACGTCTCCCGGCTGCACTGCACGGTCACCGTCACCGACGGCGGCGCCGTCACGGTCACCGACCTCGGCCCCACCAACGGCACCACGGTCGACGGCACCGCCGTCGACGGCCGCCCCGCGATGCTGCACCCCGGCGCGAAGCTGCGCCTCGGCGAATCCGCGATCCGGCTGGAGGCCTCAGCGCCCGCCGCCGCACCGCCGCCCTCGCTGCCGACCATCCCGGACGGCGAGGGCCAGCTCCGGCTGTCCCCTCCCCTGCCCCCGCCGGCGCGTGGCGCCGACGGAAGCGCCGGCGGCGGTCCGCACGAGGCGGCAGCGGCGTACGGCGCGGGGCAGGACGCGTACGGACGGCGCGGCGGCGGCGGTGCGTACGGCACGGGCTCCGGCACGGGCTCCGGCACGGGCTCCGGCACGGGCTCCGGCACGGGCGCGGGCGGCGGTGGCGGCACGGGCGCCGGGCCGCGGGGCGCGGTGACCCCGGACGAGCCGAGACTTCCCACGCACACGTACGCGCCCATAGCGCCCTTCCCCGGCGACGAGGGCACCCGCGGCGCGGGCTTCGCCATGCCGCCGGGAGCCGCCGACCCGGCGTACGGGCCCGGGGCCGGGACGGACGCGGACGCCCAGCGCCCCCGGCGGGGGCGCGGACTCGGCGCGTGGGCGCGGCGGTTCACCGCGGCCTCGGGCACCGGCCGCGACGGCGCGGACGCCCCGGCGTACGGGCCGGACGGGCCGACGCACGGGCCCGGCGGCCACGGCGAGCACGGCGAGTACGGTCCCGGCGGGCGTCGCGTCCCCGGCGCGGCCGGCGGCGCGCGGGGCGCGGGGCCGGGCGCCGACGACGCGGCCGCGTGGGACGCGCGCTGGCCCGACCCCGCCACCGTGCTGCTCACCACGCTCGGGCCCGGACCACGGCTGTGGGAGCGCGGCCCGGACGATCCGGACGCGCTGACCGTACGGCTGGGGAGCGCGCACCGCAGCGACGGTTCCGGCGGTCCCGTGACCCTGTGCCTGCGCGGCGAGGGCTCCATAGGTCTGGCGGGACCGCGTTCACGGCTGGCCGGACTGGCCCGTTCCGTGCTGGCGCAGCTCGCCGTGCTGCACGCGCCGAGCACTCTCGAGATCGTCCTCGTCTCGGCGGACCGCGGACGCAGTGTCGCGAGCCGTACGGACGAGTGGGGCTGGCTCGGCTGGCTCCCCCACGTACGCCCCGGGCAGGGCCAGGACTGCCGGCTGCTGCTCGCGTACGACCGTGAGCAGGCCGCCGCCCGTACCGCCGAGCTCACCCGCCGGCTGGACGAGGCCGCGTCGCCGTCCGGCGGGGCGGCGGGCGGGGTCGCGGGCGCGGGCGGGGCCGCGGGCGACGGACTCGACGCGCGGCCGCACACCGTCCTCGTCGTCGACGGCGCCCCCGGTTCCGCCGCGCTGCGCGAGTCCGTGGCCCGGCTGGCCGCCGAGGGCCCGGACGTGGGCATCCACGTGCTGTGCCTCGCGGACACGCCGCCCGCCTCACCCGCCTCGCCGCTGGCCGCGACGGTCGAGGCGGCGTGCACGGCGTCGCCGCCGTTCCGCGCGTGCGGCACGCTCGCGCTGCTCAGCGGTGCGGTCGCGACGGCGGTGCGGGTGGTGCGGCGGGCGCCCGCGAGTGGTCCCGGCGGGCCTGCTTCCCCAAGTGGCCGCAGCGGCCCCGGCATCGACTTCGGTGGCGGGCCCGGCGGCGGTCTCGTGAACGGGACAATAGCGGCCATGGACGGCGTCTCCGCCGCCTGGGCCGAGCGGTTCGCGCGGGCGCTGGCGCCGCTGCGGGAGGCCGAGAGCCCGGTCGGCACGGACCCGCGCGCGCGTGCTCTCGGTGCCGCGCTGCCGCAGAGTTGCCGGCTGCTCGACGAGTTGGGGCTCGCCCGCGCGACACCCGTGGCCGTGCTCGCCCGCTGGGGCGCGCCCGGGTCCACGGCCCGGAGCGACGCGCTCCGGGCGGACGCCCGTGCCCCCCTGGTCTTCGGCGTCGGGCCGCGCGGCGCGGTCGGCACCGACCTGGCCACCGACCGCGGCCACGCCTTCGTCACGGGCCCGGCGGGCTCCGGCCGGACCGAACTGCTCCGTGCCCTCGCCGCCTCCCTCGCCGCGGGCGAACGCCCCGACCGGCTCGGCCTCGTGCTCATAGACGGCGCCGGCGGCGCCCGCGACGGCGGCCTCCGCGTATGCGCGGACCTGCCGCACGTCGGGTCGTACCTCACGTCGGGGGATCCGGTCCGCATGCGGGAGTTCGCCCAGTCGCTGAGCGGCGAACTGAAGCACCGTGCGGAGCTGATCGGGGAGAACGGCGCGTACGAGGACTACGTACAGGCGCTGGGGGCGGCGGCGTGGGGGCAGCAGCCGTCGGGGCAGGGACCGTTGGGGCAGGGTCTGTCTGGGCACGGGCAGGCCGACGCGCGGGTGGTGGCGCCCCGGCAGCCCGTCGAGGGCGACATCCCCACGGCAAGGCTGCGCAGCCCGGAGCCAGGGCCGGAGGCCGATCACGCGCTGGCCGGCGACGGTGCGGGGGCCGGACCGGCGGCGGGTACGGCGGCCGCGCCCTCGCCGGGGCCGCTGCCCCGGCTGGTCGTCCTCGTCGACGACTTCGACACCCTCGTCGACCCCGCCCTGGGCGATCCCGGGCGCCCCGCGTCGGGCTCCGTCGTACGCGCGCTGGAGTCCGTCGCACGCGACGGCGTACGGCTCGGGGTGCACCTGGTCACGGCCTCCCGCAGACCGGAGTGCACCGGCCGGACCGCGGTCGACCAAGGCGCCGCGATACGGGTGGAGCTGACCGGCCGGGACGGCGACGAACCGGCGCCGGGGCGCGGGCTCGTACGGCTGCCCGACGGCAGCGCGACCCCGTTCCAGGCGGGCCGGGTCACCGGTCGCATCCCGCGGACGGCCACCGTCCGCCCCACGGTCGTCCCGCTCGACTGGGCGCGTCTGGGCGACCCGCCGACGCGGCGCCCCGTACGGGAGTTGGGCAACGGCCCGACCGATCTCGCGCTGCTGGCCAGTGCGATGGAGCGGGCGGCGCGGTCCTTGGGCGGCGCGGCCGGGGGTGCCGGCGCGGCCGGCTCCGGCCCGGGTGCCGGTGCCGGTGCCGGTTCGGCGTCCGGCTCCGGTGCCGGGGCTGCCGCCGGGCGCGGCGAGCCGGGCCGGGACGCGGCACGGGGGCCGGGCGGCGCGACCGGAACGGGGCTGGCGCGGAGCCGGTCGCGGACGGTGATGTGA
- a CDS encoding PadR family transcriptional regulator has product MRLSLLALLARGPAHGYELKQDLEKLLGTAYPQPNVGQIYVTLGRLEKAGLIAGEDVEQASRPNKRIYVLTDAGREAVLAWFEETTDEPRVRDEFFMKLALAQHTGMADRIALINRQRRQYLNTMRQLSKLSTADDGDEGDNRIAQLLIEGAILHLQADLDWLERCQEELE; this is encoded by the coding sequence TTGCGTCTGTCGCTCCTGGCCCTCCTCGCCCGCGGCCCCGCGCATGGTTACGAGCTCAAGCAGGACCTTGAGAAGCTCCTGGGCACGGCGTACCCTCAGCCGAACGTCGGCCAGATCTACGTCACTCTCGGGCGCCTGGAGAAAGCGGGCCTGATCGCCGGCGAGGATGTCGAGCAGGCCAGCCGGCCCAACAAGCGCATCTACGTGCTCACCGACGCCGGGCGGGAGGCTGTGCTCGCCTGGTTCGAGGAGACGACGGACGAGCCCCGGGTGCGGGACGAGTTCTTCATGAAGCTCGCACTGGCCCAGCACACCGGAATGGCCGACCGGATCGCTCTGATCAACCGGCAGCGGCGGCAGTACCTCAACACCATGCGGCAGCTGTCGAAGCTCAGCACGGCCGACGACGGGGACGAGGGGGACAACCGGATCGCCCAGCTGCTGATCGAGGGCGCGATACTGCACCTGCAGGCCGACCTCGACTGGCTGGAACGCTGCCAGGAGGAGCTGGAATGA
- a CDS encoding ABC transporter permease, with protein sequence MTVRATLRWAHADLRANRGQALFSVLATAGIIASLLLAAALFSYATNPWERIFTQTRGAHVWLSTSAGAEMAGLSRLDGVTGVSGPFRTTRTTAESGGVRAVLEMRAADAGEPPEVARPQLVSGHWLEDAGPGGRPDVVQGDGVRGDGVHGEGARGAESTARDGIVLEESLAEAMWAEPGDTLTVPGSDGPRRLEVVGVAETAEPHYSPGEQPGVGWVLPGTLDSTERKGPGQTIGLRLDDPRDTDFVVQRAVTELGSDQVAEVTKWQEARADAEGGYRLLGLVFGVFGLGALLAGALVASGAISTRVRGQLRDISMLKAIGFTPAQLVGSFLIQHLAMAVLAVALGTGTIMALGPHIPGQIGEAAAVWQELPGHFTLLFGLPAAAVLLIALTTGLAAWRAGRVPPVPSVRAALPSVGPMSRVTRRALSLAGSSTLLLGWRSAFPRRARALTAVLRLAVPLVLITVALSVWATMDRFQSHPEEVGLPAALTARSAHAGQLGEQENRRMLAAHPDVSAVHPSTEVDALVPGQTGTITLRGVGTEADPYPFALAEGRRPNGPDEAVAGEGLLKLLQADVGDWVRMTVEGRPQILHIVGRNLEPAEGGRVISTTLDALRERDPGLRQDHSLLELRPGADPHAVSAELGDRVTGGLEIAEVPNPADGLTPARWGIAGMIAVLALIVVTELLTAIGACVRDRGRDLLALRAIGLTPRQISTVVVASTGFLTLAAAVAGTGTGVLLSGWLIDTQGSLSGIGAGIAQLPSPWTLTALGASAVVGAVAASLLPAARVSRRRLADSLSETL encoded by the coding sequence ATGACCGTACGCGCCACCCTGCGCTGGGCACACGCCGACCTGCGCGCCAACCGCGGGCAGGCGCTGTTCAGCGTGCTCGCCACCGCCGGGATCATCGCCTCGCTGCTGCTCGCCGCCGCGCTGTTCAGCTACGCCACCAACCCCTGGGAGCGGATCTTCACCCAGACCCGGGGCGCGCACGTCTGGCTCAGCACCAGCGCCGGCGCCGAGATGGCGGGACTGTCCCGGCTCGACGGCGTGACGGGGGTGTCGGGACCGTTCCGCACCACCCGTACGACCGCCGAGTCCGGCGGCGTGCGCGCGGTGCTGGAGATGCGGGCGGCGGACGCGGGGGAGCCGCCGGAGGTGGCGCGTCCGCAACTGGTCTCCGGGCACTGGCTGGAGGACGCCGGTCCGGGCGGGCGGCCCGACGTCGTACAGGGGGACGGCGTACGGGGCGACGGCGTACACGGGGAGGGCGCGCGCGGCGCCGAGAGCACGGCGCGCGACGGCATCGTCCTGGAGGAGTCCCTCGCCGAGGCGATGTGGGCCGAACCGGGCGACACGCTCACCGTCCCCGGCAGCGACGGCCCGCGCCGGCTCGAGGTCGTCGGCGTCGCGGAGACCGCCGAACCGCACTACAGCCCCGGCGAACAGCCCGGCGTCGGCTGGGTACTGCCCGGAACCCTCGACTCCACCGAGCGCAAGGGCCCCGGCCAGACCATCGGGCTGCGGCTCGACGACCCGCGCGACACCGACTTCGTCGTCCAGCGCGCCGTCACCGAACTCGGCTCCGACCAGGTCGCCGAAGTCACCAAGTGGCAGGAGGCACGGGCCGACGCCGAAGGCGGATACCGGCTGCTGGGGCTCGTGTTCGGGGTGTTCGGCCTCGGCGCGCTGCTGGCCGGCGCGCTGGTCGCCTCCGGCGCCATCAGCACCCGCGTACGGGGGCAGCTGCGCGACATCTCCATGCTCAAGGCCATCGGGTTCACGCCCGCCCAGCTGGTCGGGTCGTTCCTCATCCAGCACCTGGCGATGGCCGTCCTCGCCGTCGCCCTCGGCACCGGCACCATCATGGCCCTCGGCCCGCACATACCCGGACAGATCGGCGAGGCCGCCGCCGTATGGCAGGAACTCCCGGGCCACTTCACCCTGTTGTTCGGCCTGCCCGCCGCCGCCGTCCTGCTCATCGCCCTGACCACCGGGCTCGCCGCCTGGCGCGCCGGCCGGGTGCCGCCCGTCCCGTCCGTACGGGCCGCGCTGCCCTCCGTGGGCCCGATGTCCCGCGTCACCCGGCGCGCCCTGTCACTCGCCGGCTCCTCCACCCTGCTGCTCGGCTGGCGCAGCGCCTTCCCGCGCCGCGCCCGCGCGCTGACGGCGGTGCTGCGGCTGGCCGTACCGCTGGTGCTGATCACGGTGGCGCTGAGCGTATGGGCCACCATGGACCGGTTCCAGAGCCACCCCGAGGAGGTGGGCCTGCCCGCCGCCCTCACCGCGCGCTCCGCACACGCCGGCCAGCTCGGCGAGCAGGAGAACCGGCGGATGCTGGCCGCGCACCCGGACGTCAGCGCCGTACACCCGAGCACGGAGGTCGACGCGCTCGTACCCGGCCAGACGGGCACCATCACGCTGCGGGGTGTCGGCACGGAGGCCGACCCGTACCCGTTCGCCCTCGCCGAAGGCCGCCGCCCGAACGGGCCCGACGAAGCGGTCGCGGGGGAAGGGCTGCTGAAACTGCTCCAGGCGGACGTCGGCGACTGGGTACGGATGACGGTCGAGGGCCGCCCCCAGATCCTCCACATCGTCGGACGCAACCTCGAACCCGCCGAGGGCGGCAGGGTCATCTCCACCACCCTGGACGCCCTCCGCGAACGCGACCCCGGCCTGCGCCAGGACCACTCCCTCCTCGAACTGCGGCCGGGCGCCGACCCGCACGCGGTCAGCGCCGAACTGGGCGACCGCGTGACCGGCGGCCTCGAAATCGCGGAAGTCCCCAACCCGGCCGACGGACTCACCCCCGCCCGCTGGGGAATCGCCGGGATGATCGCGGTCCTCGCCCTGATCGTCGTCACCGAACTGCTGACGGCGATCGGCGCCTGCGTCCGCGACCGGGGTCGCGACCTGCTCGCCCTCCGGGCGATCGGCCTCACACCCCGCCAGATCAGCACGGTGGTCGTCGCGTCCACCGGCTTCCTGACCCTGGCGGCGGCGGTGGCCGGCACGGGCACGGGGGTGCTGCTGAGCGGCTGGCTGATCGACACGCAGGGCAGCCTGAGCGGCATCGGTGCGGGCATCGCCCAACTCCCGTCCCCCTGGACCCTGACGGCCCTGGGCGCGTCGGCGGTGGTGGGCGCGGTGGCGGCCTCGCTGCTCCCGGCAGCCCGCGTCTCCCGCCGCCGTCTGGCAGACTCCCTGAGCGAAACGCTCTGA
- a CDS encoding glycoside hydrolase family 13 protein, with the protein MLTTQAGDGLQRPATDGWWRDAVIYQVYVRSFLDSTGDGIGDLAGVRAGLPYLKKLGVDGIWLSPFYPSPQHDHGYDVADYCDVDPVYGDLDEFDLLVTDARRLGMKLVLDIVPNHCSSEHPWFRAALEGGPGSAARSRFHFAPGRGPDGDEPPNNWHAMFGGPAWSRITEPDGTPGEWYLHLFTPEQPDLNWRDPDVANAFDDILRFWLDRGIDGFRIDVAAGLFKDPELPDSPDPRADERSRDSVNPLAWNQPEVHDVWRRWRSVCEEYTARDGCDRLLVGEVSVPTAREHARYIRPDELHQAFFFDLLSAPWRADAFRKTISDAMRDIVGTGSTTTWVLNNHDQVRSVTRYAGEPGLEGSGLGSDRARAAALLMLALPGAAYIYQGEELGLPEVVDLPDELLTDPIFRRTGSRSRVRDGCRVPLPWSGHASPFGFTSGVEGVRPWLPQPAWFAEHATDRAVSDPRSFWHLYREALQLRRGLPQLGTGDLRWLDSPPDVLAFARGEGLVCAVNFGTAPVGAPVPGTLLLASGPCEGPVLPGSTAAWWISDRAAG; encoded by the coding sequence ATGTTGACGACTCAGGCCGGCGACGGCCTCCAGCGCCCTGCCACCGACGGCTGGTGGCGGGACGCGGTGATCTACCAGGTGTACGTCCGCAGCTTCCTGGACAGCACCGGCGACGGGATCGGCGATCTGGCGGGCGTACGCGCCGGGTTGCCGTACCTCAAGAAACTGGGTGTGGACGGGATCTGGCTCAGCCCCTTCTACCCCTCACCGCAGCACGACCACGGCTACGACGTCGCCGACTACTGCGATGTGGACCCGGTCTACGGGGACTTGGACGAGTTCGACCTGCTGGTGACCGACGCCCGCAGGCTGGGCATGAAGCTGGTCCTCGACATCGTGCCCAACCACTGCTCCAGCGAGCACCCCTGGTTCCGCGCGGCGCTCGAGGGCGGGCCCGGCAGCGCGGCCCGCTCCCGGTTCCACTTCGCCCCCGGGCGGGGCCCGGACGGCGACGAGCCGCCGAACAACTGGCACGCCATGTTCGGGGGCCCGGCCTGGAGCCGGATCACCGAGCCGGACGGCACGCCCGGCGAGTGGTACCTGCACCTGTTCACACCGGAGCAGCCCGACCTCAACTGGCGTGACCCGGACGTCGCCAACGCCTTCGACGACATACTCCGGTTCTGGCTCGACCGCGGCATCGACGGATTCCGCATCGATGTCGCCGCGGGCCTGTTCAAGGACCCCGAACTGCCCGACTCGCCCGATCCGCGGGCCGACGAGCGGTCCCGCGACTCGGTCAACCCGCTCGCCTGGAACCAGCCCGAGGTGCACGACGTGTGGCGCCGCTGGCGCTCCGTCTGCGAGGAGTACACCGCGCGGGACGGCTGCGACCGGCTGCTGGTCGGCGAGGTGTCGGTGCCCACCGCGCGCGAACACGCCCGCTACATCCGCCCCGACGAGCTGCACCAGGCGTTCTTCTTCGACCTGCTGAGCGCGCCCTGGCGGGCCGACGCCTTCCGCAAGACGATCAGCGACGCCATGCGCGACATCGTCGGCACCGGCTCCACCACCACCTGGGTGCTCAACAACCACGACCAGGTGCGCTCCGTGACCCGGTACGCGGGCGAACCCGGCCTGGAGGGCAGCGGCCTCGGCTCGGACCGGGCCCGCGCGGCGGCGCTGCTGATGCTCGCGCTGCCCGGCGCCGCGTACATCTACCAGGGCGAGGAACTCGGCCTGCCCGAGGTCGTCGACCTCCCCGACGAGCTGCTCACCGACCCCATCTTCCGCCGGACCGGCAGCCGCAGCCGGGTCCGCGACGGCTGCCGGGTGCCGCTGCCGTGGTCGGGGCACGCGTCGCCGTTCGGCTTCACGTCGGGCGTCGAGGGCGTACGGCCGTGGCTGCCGCAGCCCGCGTGGTTCGCGGAGCACGCGACAGACCGTGCCGTGTCCGACCCCCGCTCGTTCTGGCACCTCTACCGCGAGGCGCTGCAACTGCGCCGGGGACTGCCGCAGCTCGGCACCGGCGACCTGCGCTGGCTCGACTCCCCGCCCGACGTGCTGGCCTTCGCACGCGGCGAAGGACTCGTGTGCGCCGTCAACTTCGGCACCGCACCGGTGGGCGCCCCCGTGCCCGGCACCCTGCTGCTGGCCAGCGGGCCGTGCGAGGGACCGGTGCTGCCGGGCTCCACCGCGGCCTGGTGGATCAGCGACCGGGCCGCCGGCTGA